One stretch of bacterium DNA includes these proteins:
- a CDS encoding V-type ATP synthase subunit D, with product MSNRLNLSVTRSNLLRLREELDFAQEGYELLEQKREVLVMEVMTLIDELRKWKKEAEDSLKSAYRALEEASMVLGTESVTRASFAVASKEKIKVTERSIMGVAIPKVAFSRTATPSHHQYGFQGTSPSLDNAVHRFGLCLERLAKLAEIEVSLFRLATELKKTQRRANSLNYLFIPEYRETIKYLENTLEEKEREEFFQLKRAKDLHQQ from the coding sequence ATGTCCAACCGATTGAACCTGTCTGTTACCCGCAGTAACCTGCTGCGCCTGAGGGAGGAACTCGACTTTGCCCAGGAAGGCTACGAGCTGCTGGAGCAAAAACGGGAAGTGCTGGTCATGGAGGTCATGACCCTGATCGACGAGCTGCGGAAATGGAAAAAGGAGGCCGAAGATAGCCTCAAATCAGCCTACCGCGCCCTGGAGGAGGCAAGCATGGTCCTTGGCACCGAGAGCGTCACCAGGGCCTCTTTTGCCGTTGCTTCAAAAGAGAAAATCAAGGTTACCGAGCGCAGCATCATGGGCGTTGCCATCCCCAAGGTGGCCTTCAGCCGCACGGCAACTCCCTCACACCACCAGTACGGCTTCCAGGGCACCTCTCCCAGCCTGGACAACGCCGTGCACCGCTTCGGCCTCTGCCTTGAACGCCTGGCTAAACTCGCCGAAATCGAGGTCTCTCTCTTTCGCCTGGCCACCGAGCTTAAAAAAACCCAGCGCCGCGCCAACTCCCTCAACTACCTCTTTATCCCAGAATACCGCGAAACCATCAAATACCTCGAAAATACCCTCGAAGAAAAAGAACGCGAAGAGTTCTTCCAGCTCAAACGCGCTAAAGACCTGCATCAGCAGTAG
- a CDS encoding V-type ATP synthase subunit B, whose product MSDKAEVRSQKSGVRISESTSKSTASTVESCSGIAASGVLGKEYIGVSKVAGPLLFIEGISGIGFDEVVEIRMKNNEVRHGRVLITSRTSALIEVFEGTGGLTISTTRVRFQGQPLQIPVSADMLGRVFNGLGLPIDGGPLPIYQEKRDINGAPINPVVRDYPEDFIQTGISTIDCMNTLVRGQKLPIFSGSGLPHNELAAQIVRQARVCGQSEKFVVVFAAMGVKNDVAQMFRKSFEESGVLSRVVMFLNLANDPSIERLVTPRSALTIAEYLAFEQGMHVLVILTDMTNYCEALREISTSKGEVPSRKGYPGYLYSDLASIYERAGRIIDCPGSITQIPILTMPNDDITHPIPDLTGYITEGQIVLDRELAKRNIYPPINVLPCLSRLMNDGIGADKTREDHANISNQLYAAYSYVKKVETLASIIGESELSERDKKYLDFGRMFEEEFVRQGQNENRSITQTLDLAWKIAATLPMEELIRVSEAQIQKYYPKTTVEEKSEEEPCPTD is encoded by the coding sequence ATGAGCGATAAAGCAGAAGTCAGGAGTCAGAAGTCAGGAGTCAGAATAAGTGAAAGCACAAGCAAAAGCACCGCCAGCACGGTTGAGAGCTGCAGCGGCATTGCAGCCAGCGGCGTTCTCGGCAAGGAGTATATCGGCGTGTCCAAGGTGGCCGGGCCCCTTTTGTTCATCGAGGGCATCAGCGGCATCGGCTTTGACGAGGTAGTGGAGATCAGGATGAAAAATAACGAGGTGCGCCACGGCAGGGTGCTGATCACCAGCCGCACCTCGGCCCTGATCGAGGTCTTCGAGGGCACCGGGGGCCTGACCATTTCCACCACCAGGGTGCGGTTTCAGGGCCAGCCGCTCCAGATTCCGGTCTCGGCGGACATGCTGGGCCGGGTGTTCAACGGCCTCGGCCTTCCCATCGACGGCGGCCCCTTGCCTATCTACCAGGAAAAGCGTGACATCAACGGGGCCCCCATCAACCCCGTGGTCCGCGACTATCCAGAGGATTTCATCCAGACCGGCATTTCCACCATCGACTGCATGAACACCCTGGTGCGGGGCCAGAAACTGCCCATTTTCTCCGGCAGCGGCCTGCCCCACAACGAGCTGGCGGCCCAGATCGTGCGCCAGGCCAGAGTATGCGGCCAGAGCGAGAAATTTGTGGTCGTCTTTGCCGCTATGGGAGTCAAAAACGATGTGGCCCAGATGTTTCGCAAAAGCTTCGAGGAAAGCGGCGTGCTCTCGCGGGTGGTCATGTTCCTGAACCTGGCCAACGACCCCTCCATCGAGCGGCTGGTAACGCCCCGCTCGGCCCTGACCATTGCCGAATACCTGGCCTTCGAGCAGGGCATGCACGTTCTGGTCATCCTGACCGATATGACCAACTACTGCGAGGCCCTGCGGGAGATATCCACCTCCAAGGGCGAGGTGCCAAGCCGCAAAGGCTACCCCGGGTATCTGTACAGCGATCTGGCCTCGATCTACGAGCGGGCAGGCCGCATCATCGACTGCCCCGGCTCCATCACCCAGATCCCCATCCTGACCATGCCCAATGACGATATCACCCACCCCATCCCCGATCTGACCGGCTACATCACCGAAGGCCAGATCGTGCTCGACCGCGAGCTGGCCAAGCGCAATATCTATCCGCCCATCAACGTGCTTCCCTGCCTGTCGCGGCTGATGAACGACGGCATCGGCGCGGACAAAACCCGCGAGGACCATGCCAATATCTCAAACCAGCTCTATGCGGCCTACTCCTATGTGAAAAAGGTCGAAACCCTGGCCTCGATCATCGGCGAGAGCGAGCTGTCCGAGCGGGACAAAAAATACCTGGACTTTGGCAGAATGTTCGAGGAAGAATTCGTCCGCCAGGGCCAGAACGAAAACCGCTCCATCACCCAGACCCTGGACCTGGCCTGGAAAATCGCCGCCACCCTGCCCATGGAAGAGCTGATCAGAGTCAGCGAGGCCCAGATCCAAAAGTATTACCCCAAAACTACCGTCGAGGAAAAAAGCGAGGAGGAGCCATGTCCAACCGATTGA
- a CDS encoding V-type ATP synthase subunit A produces the protein MKLKVVGIVDWINGPVVKAVDIHSVEMMELVEIGEERLIGEIIELDEDRATIQVYESTTGLKPGSCVYGTGIPLSVELGPGLIGNIYDGIQRPLKAIHERSGSFIRKGVKIRPLDGQRKWPFTPAVSEGDQVGPGSILGLVRETPLFEHRILVPPAIEGRVELIQREGCYGIDEPVAQIRTPSGPQAVSMVHRWPVRLARPYFLRLMPEEPLITGQRVIDTFFPIAKGGTAGIPGGFGTGKTITQHQLSKWCDADIIVYIGCGERGNEMTGVLMDFPKLMDLKRGRPLLERTILIANTSDMPLAAREASIYTGITIAEYYRDMGYDVALMADSTSRWAEALREISGRLEEMPAEEGFPAYLATRLARFYERAGRVQTLGGRTGSVSAICAVSPPGGDFSEPVTQHTKRFVRSFWGLNKELASARYFPAIHYMESYSEYLDFVQAWWTREVDADWKVLRDEAMQILQQDYKLQRIVKLIGEDALPDAQRLILEGARILKNAFLQQSAFDEVDMYAVPRKQFLMLRAIMHFYRRASDVIRAHIPIAKVMQLPIVNEINRMKEKIPNGNIEQFDLLFQQIDRCMEELEKESMAIL, from the coding sequence ATGAAGTTGAAGGTAGTGGGGATAGTGGATTGGATCAACGGGCCGGTGGTGAAGGCGGTGGATATACATTCGGTCGAGATGATGGAGCTGGTGGAGATCGGGGAGGAGCGGCTGATCGGGGAGATCATCGAGCTTGATGAGGACCGGGCCACCATCCAGGTCTATGAGAGCACGACGGGCTTGAAACCCGGCTCGTGCGTGTATGGCACTGGCATACCTCTTTCGGTCGAGCTTGGGCCGGGGCTGATCGGCAATATTTATGATGGCATACAGCGTCCGCTCAAGGCCATTCATGAGCGAAGCGGCAGCTTTATCCGCAAGGGGGTCAAGATCAGGCCCCTTGACGGGCAGAGAAAATGGCCCTTTACGCCTGCAGTGTCAGAGGGTGATCAGGTAGGGCCGGGGAGCATTCTGGGTCTGGTGCGGGAGACGCCGCTGTTTGAGCACCGGATTCTGGTGCCGCCCGCCATTGAGGGCCGGGTGGAGCTCATCCAGCGGGAGGGGTGCTACGGCATCGATGAGCCGGTGGCCCAGATTCGTACCCCTTCGGGCCCGCAGGCCGTCAGCATGGTTCACCGCTGGCCGGTGCGCCTGGCGCGGCCATATTTCCTGCGGCTGATGCCCGAAGAGCCCCTGATCACCGGCCAGCGGGTGATCGACACCTTCTTTCCCATAGCCAAGGGAGGGACGGCAGGCATACCGGGCGGATTCGGCACGGGCAAGACCATCACCCAGCATCAGCTCTCCAAGTGGTGCGATGCGGACATCATCGTCTACATCGGCTGCGGGGAGCGGGGCAATGAGATGACGGGGGTTTTGATGGACTTTCCCAAGCTCATGGACTTGAAACGTGGCCGTCCGCTGCTGGAGCGCACCATCCTGATCGCCAACACTTCGGACATGCCCCTTGCGGCCAGGGAGGCCAGCATTTATACGGGCATCACCATTGCCGAGTACTACCGGGACATGGGCTATGATGTGGCCCTGATGGCCGATTCCACCTCGCGCTGGGCCGAGGCCCTGCGGGAGATATCGGGACGGCTGGAGGAGATGCCAGCCGAAGAGGGCTTTCCCGCCTATCTGGCCACGCGCCTGGCCAGGTTCTACGAGCGGGCGGGCCGCGTGCAGACCCTGGGCGGCAGGACCGGTTCGGTCAGTGCCATTTGCGCGGTCTCGCCTCCGGGCGGGGACTTTTCCGAGCCCGTCACCCAGCACACCAAGCGCTTCGTGCGCTCGTTCTGGGGCCTGAACAAGGAACTGGCCAGCGCCCGCTACTTTCCGGCCATTCACTACATGGAAAGCTACAGCGAGTATCTGGACTTTGTCCAGGCCTGGTGGACGAGGGAAGTGGATGCCGACTGGAAGGTGCTGCGCGATGAGGCCATGCAGATTCTCCAGCAGGACTACAAGCTGCAGCGGATCGTCAAACTGATCGGCGAGGATGCCCTGCCCGATGCCCAGCGGCTGATCCTCGAGGGGGCGCGCATCCTGAAAAATGCCTTCCTCCAGCAGAGCGCCTTTGACGAGGTGGACATGTATGCCGTGCCCCGCAAGCAGTTTCTGATGCTGCGGGCCATCATGCACTTCTATCGCCGGGCATCCGATGTCATCCGGGCCCACATCCCGATAGCCAAAGTCATGCAGCTTCCAATCGTCAATGAAATCAACCGCATGAAGGAGAAAATCCCCAACGGCAACATCGAACAGTTCGACCTCCTCTTCCAGCAGATCGACCGGTGCATGGAAGAGCTCGAAAAGGAGAGTATGGCAATCCTATGA
- a CDS encoding V-type ATP synthase subunit E family protein, whose amino-acid sequence MLSNNGEILARVIMEDAFQEAEAILEKAKKEAASIQQESVRVQAQMRQQAESSQSQLDIYLAKAKMISQAELSARMEIIGQKEAILQDVLSAVRQELYALARHPDYASILMRLTREALSWLEGDEFSVQVNGRDRRLFTPKVLEELSAESGKRLMLSEQAIDAEGGVIVIRSDGRLQYDNTLEAIFQRREETMRSAAARLLFE is encoded by the coding sequence ATGTTAAGCAATAACGGAGAGATATTAGCCAGGGTAATCATGGAAGATGCGTTTCAGGAGGCGGAGGCGATCCTGGAGAAGGCAAAGAAGGAGGCAGCCTCCATCCAGCAGGAGTCAGTCAGGGTGCAGGCCCAGATGAGGCAGCAGGCCGAGAGCAGTCAGAGCCAGTTGGACATCTATCTGGCCAAGGCCAAGATGATCTCACAGGCAGAGCTTTCGGCCCGCATGGAGATCATCGGGCAGAAGGAGGCCATACTCCAGGATGTTCTTTCCGCGGTGAGGCAGGAGTTATATGCCCTGGCCCGCCATCCTGATTATGCCTCCATTCTGATGAGGCTGACCCGTGAGGCCCTCTCGTGGCTTGAGGGGGATGAGTTCAGTGTGCAGGTCAATGGCCGGGACCGCAGATTATTCACCCCGAAGGTGCTCGAGGAGCTGAGCGCGGAGAGTGGCAAGAGACTCATGCTCTCTGAGCAGGCCATCGATGCTGAAGGGGGTGTGATTGTCATTCGCAGCGATGGAAGGCTCCAGTATGACAATACCCTGGAGGCCATCTTCCAGCGCAGGGAGGAAACCATGCGCTCGGCAGCAGCCAGGCTGCTGTTCGAATAA
- a CDS encoding V-type ATP synthase subunit F, with the protein MKFFLVGDKETVLGFSLAGVEGVAAESAQQALSALRRAVRRRDVGICLITEKLAEQLRPHINKMLLQKKGAALILEIPDRLGPLPGKRSVEDFALSALGIKV; encoded by the coding sequence ATGAAATTCTTTCTGGTTGGTGATAAGGAGACGGTATTGGGGTTTTCTCTGGCCGGGGTTGAGGGGGTGGCCGCAGAGTCGGCCCAGCAGGCCCTTTCTGCCCTGCGCAGAGCCGTCAGGCGGCGTGATGTCGGCATTTGCCTGATCACCGAGAAGCTGGCTGAGCAGCTACGGCCCCATATTAATAAGATGCTGCTGCAAAAAAAAGGCGCAGCCCTGATTCTGGAGATTCCTGACCGCCTTGGACCGCTTCCCGGCAAGCGCTCGGTGGAGGATTTTGCCCTCTCTGCCCTGGGAATCAAGGTGTAG
- a CDS encoding ATP synthase subunit C, translated as MIMTIGNVIRSKVLPMTFAVLFVVSMLMVISPFVVPAYCSEEGGISQEEAKNPGSVSWGFMAAAVATGLSTIGAAIAVGLVGSSAMGAMSERPEMAGRALIFVGLAEGIAIYGLIVAIMILGMV; from the coding sequence ATGATTATGACAATAGGCAACGTAATACGATCAAAGGTATTGCCCATGACGTTTGCAGTATTATTTGTAGTAAGTATGCTTATGGTGATATCACCCTTTGTTGTTCCGGCATATTGCAGTGAGGAGGGAGGCATCAGTCAGGAGGAAGCTAAAAATCCAGGCAGTGTGAGCTGGGGCTTCATGGCGGCGGCAGTGGCTACGGGGCTGTCGACGATCGGGGCGGCCATAGCGGTGGGGCTGGTGGGTTCATCGGCCATGGGGGCCATGAGTGAGCGGCCGGAGATGGCAGGCCGGGCACTGATCTTTGTTGGGCTGGCAGAAGGGATCGCCATTTATGGGCTGATTGTGGCCATTATGATTCTGGGGATGGTGTAG
- a CDS encoding V-type ATPase 116kDa subunit family protein: MFRLARMAKIDLQVPQDHVAKTTSIIANLKILHLMNIRKTRVGEMDLESHTDSNLLSKYIELKGRLERIFLWLEINPDDLSLISKEEVNPHKDIIVIDQEIQKLEKEISGLVKDVEAQEKTRKEKEQLLRQLELLASAGVDTNQIHECRFLYVAAGLIPAENMDRLEFSLSDVYHLLLPSNPIGSRRLVFAFGSRKDREKIEKALKSAYFEKIEIPRQDENSRVPSIQSLRGQIQELEMQKSIARKNLEKVKKELEERLKEVNRKVLLSVAILEIGKSYDKVGRVYHISGWVPQDVVPVLEKKVQEATKHQVRIAVLSSNVMWQVGDLLKIPTCFQNPFLLKPFEKLVSEYGIPSYKEVDPTFFFALSFLFMFGVMFGDVGHGLALILMGLFTFKKSSKQNLQDIGLIIMECGIMSTIFGFLYGSVFGFEHLIPPLWFNPMENIYYFMKVTVGFGMIIISIALILNIINSIKHSDYERGIFGEFGIMGLVFYWGCVGLVLFYLTTGKFLDNFGYLFMILFLPLLAIFLKEPLYNLYNRVVFKKKIPILPKNLGIYLMESLIEVGDTVIGFLSNTVSFIRVSAFALAHAGLFLAVFALANVLQGLKGGIFWYWLIMLVGNIGIIAIEGLVVSIQIIRLEYYEFFSKFFKGGGEIYKPLRI; encoded by the coding sequence ATGTTTAGACTTGCCAGAATGGCTAAAATTGATTTGCAGGTCCCGCAGGACCATGTTGCCAAAACAACAAGCATTATTGCCAACTTGAAAATACTGCACTTGATGAATATCCGAAAGACCCGTGTGGGAGAAATGGATCTGGAGTCTCATACGGACAGCAATTTATTAAGTAAGTATATAGAGTTGAAAGGTAGACTGGAAAGAATTTTCCTGTGGCTCGAAATCAATCCGGACGATTTGAGCCTGATTTCAAAGGAGGAAGTTAATCCCCATAAAGATATTATCGTCATTGACCAGGAAATTCAGAAATTGGAGAAGGAAATCTCAGGTCTGGTCAAGGATGTTGAAGCCCAGGAAAAAACACGGAAAGAGAAAGAGCAATTGCTGAGGCAATTGGAGCTGCTTGCATCTGCGGGTGTTGACACTAACCAGATACATGAATGCCGGTTTCTGTATGTTGCGGCAGGACTGATACCAGCGGAAAATATGGACCGTCTGGAATTCAGCTTATCCGATGTTTACCACCTTTTACTTCCATCAAACCCGATCGGGAGCAGACGGCTTGTTTTTGCCTTTGGCTCTCGAAAAGACCGGGAGAAGATTGAGAAGGCCCTGAAGAGCGCCTATTTTGAGAAAATTGAGATTCCCCGGCAGGATGAGAATTCCAGAGTTCCCAGTATCCAGAGTTTGCGGGGGCAAATTCAGGAATTGGAAATGCAAAAATCCATAGCCCGGAAGAATCTGGAAAAGGTGAAGAAGGAACTGGAAGAGCGCCTGAAGGAGGTAAACCGGAAAGTATTACTCTCGGTCGCCATTCTCGAAATTGGGAAATCGTATGATAAAGTTGGTCGTGTTTATCATATCTCCGGCTGGGTTCCGCAGGATGTAGTGCCTGTTCTGGAGAAAAAGGTACAGGAAGCGACAAAACACCAGGTGAGAATTGCCGTGCTCTCTTCAAATGTCATGTGGCAGGTAGGGGACCTTCTCAAAATACCTACCTGTTTCCAGAATCCATTTCTTCTCAAACCCTTTGAAAAACTTGTTTCAGAATATGGAATACCATCCTATAAAGAGGTGGATCCGACATTCTTTTTCGCCTTGAGCTTTCTTTTTATGTTCGGGGTTATGTTTGGGGATGTCGGGCACGGCCTGGCCTTGATCCTTATGGGATTGTTTACCTTTAAAAAATCCAGTAAGCAGAATTTGCAGGATATCGGCCTGATTATCATGGAATGCGGAATCATGTCCACTATTTTTGGCTTCCTCTATGGTTCCGTGTTCGGCTTTGAGCATCTCATTCCTCCCTTATGGTTCAATCCCATGGAAAATATCTATTATTTCATGAAAGTAACCGTGGGATTCGGCATGATCATAATCAGCATTGCCCTTATCTTAAACATCATCAATTCGATTAAACACAGCGACTATGAGAGAGGGATATTTGGCGAGTTCGGTATCATGGGTCTGGTCTTTTACTGGGGATGTGTCGGATTGGTATTATTCTACCTGACTACGGGAAAATTTCTGGATAACTTTGGTTATCTGTTCATGATACTTTTTCTGCCCCTTTTGGCCATATTCTTGAAAGAGCCGCTCTATAACCTCTATAACAGGGTGGTATTTAAGAAAAAGATCCCTATTCTACCCAAAAATTTAGGCATCTACCTCATGGAGTCCCTGATAGAGGTAGGTGATACCGTAATCGGATTTCTTTCAAACACAGTTTCCTTCATTCGTGTCTCGGCATTTGCCCTCGCTCATGCAGGTCTCTTTTTGGCGGTTTTTGCCCTGGCGAACGTATTACAGGGCTTGAAAGGGGGTATTTTCTGGTACTGGCTGATTATGCTGGTAGGCAATATCGGAATAATCGCGATTGAAGGTCTGGTGGTATCTATTCAGATTATTCGTCTGGAATATTACGAGTTTTTCAGCAAATTTTTTAAAGGAGGAGGAGAGATCTATAAGCCATTACGAATTTAG
- a CDS encoding V-type ATPase subunit, giving the protein MLRAAFQYSYVNAKFRALKSRLLGPADFENLLGVSGYSGLVECLRATSYGPYLSQAATSYDGLIKVFYQDLFDCYAKVIRSLGGSRKHLIQHLYQKYELENLKVIVRIISQDKPREEGEQVLLPIPESRSFSPGTLLQAKGLEDLLVQLRRTSYYSPLKSALYRFEEEKDTFPLEMALDLSYYNQLWKIISTLSRREQNIVRSLLGVQMDILNITWIFRFKEVYHFSPEEILNYGLMQGFRISPERRRKLAFSVDRKDVITNLAGTPYKALLADLKDAEACSTQLCCYLQDLIRKNWQGFPFHIGTVLDLVFFKEIEVKNLISITEAKRLNLSREMIADYVVNTRYQET; this is encoded by the coding sequence ATGTTAAGAGCTGCTTTTCAATATTCCTATGTCAATGCCAAGTTCAGGGCGTTAAAGAGCCGACTGCTTGGCCCGGCCGATTTTGAAAATCTCCTTGGTGTTTCGGGCTATAGTGGATTGGTCGAGTGCCTGAGAGCTACTTCATACGGTCCATATCTCAGCCAGGCTGCAACCTCGTATGATGGCCTGATAAAAGTATTCTATCAGGACTTGTTTGACTGCTATGCCAAGGTCATCCGCTCATTGGGAGGAAGCCGCAAGCACCTGATCCAGCATCTCTATCAGAAATATGAGCTTGAGAACCTCAAGGTTATTGTGCGGATTATCAGCCAGGACAAACCAAGGGAGGAAGGCGAGCAGGTTCTGCTGCCGATACCTGAGTCCAGAAGTTTTTCTCCTGGTACCCTGCTTCAGGCAAAAGGTCTTGAAGATCTCCTGGTCCAGTTGCGAAGGACCAGTTATTACAGTCCACTCAAAAGCGCTCTTTACCGCTTTGAGGAGGAGAAGGATACCTTCCCTCTCGAAATGGCACTGGATCTCAGCTATTACAATCAATTATGGAAAATCATCTCTACCCTCAGCCGCCGGGAACAGAACATTGTTCGAAGTCTTCTCGGTGTTCAGATGGACATTTTAAATATAACCTGGATCTTTCGATTTAAGGAGGTGTACCATTTTTCACCAGAGGAAATTCTTAATTACGGGTTGATGCAGGGTTTTCGTATCTCGCCTGAGCGTCGGAGAAAACTTGCCTTTTCGGTGGATCGAAAAGATGTAATCACCAATCTGGCAGGGACTCCCTACAAGGCTTTACTGGCCGATCTCAAGGATGCTGAAGCTTGCTCCACTCAGTTATGCTGTTATCTGCAGGACTTGATCCGGAAGAACTGGCAGGGTTTTCCCTTTCATATCGGTACCGTTCTGGACCTGGTGTTTTTCAAGGAAATTGAGGTTAAGAATTTAATCAGTATCACGGAAGCAAAACGTCTGAACCTGTCAAGAGAAATGATCGCCGATTATGTGGTCAACACCAGATATCAGGAAACCTGA
- a CDS encoding choice-of-anchor U domain-containing protein codes for MPENQDCYHRRPALWWVGLVAWGAMMLFIMVSPLAQAADSQPMDVDEWGIGGGERFLSEQNVDATDTDGDGISDTDEGNGPSVGTYNGIAYRDPNLCSLLIKEGEKKDHRITMKIDKGVFRDVHIVSENDPNRPKREITDPEFPYGFISFRIEGLDDEGEDEVTLKIFFHNMLVSPHARLCRYYDKQWLAQIGYDIGDGDYWKYDTANLPKQNYKQSITVTLRDNNPAHDSDIQNETGHEGVIVDPWGLGIPKSSSKKGRCFIQSLSGHQQRGY; via the coding sequence ATGCCGGAAAACCAGGATTGTTATCATCGAAGGCCCGCTCTTTGGTGGGTGGGGCTGGTGGCATGGGGAGCGATGATGCTCTTCATCATGGTCTCCCCGCTTGCCCAAGCTGCTGATTCGCAACCGATGGATGTTGATGAATGGGGGATAGGTGGAGGGGAGCGGTTTTTGTCTGAACAGAATGTTGATGCAACAGATACTGACGGAGACGGTATCAGTGATACGGATGAGGGTAATGGACCATCGGTGGGGACCTATAATGGGATTGCCTACCGTGACCCTAATCTCTGTTCGCTGCTCATCAAAGAAGGTGAAAAAAAAGACCACAGAATCACCATGAAAATTGATAAAGGTGTCTTTCGGGATGTTCATATAGTAAGCGAAAACGATCCAAACCGTCCGAAGAGAGAGATTACGGATCCAGAGTTTCCCTATGGTTTTATTTCGTTTCGGATTGAAGGCCTGGATGATGAAGGCGAAGACGAAGTGACCCTGAAAATTTTCTTTCATAACATGCTGGTCAGTCCCCATGCCAGGCTCTGCCGTTACTATGATAAGCAATGGCTGGCCCAGATCGGCTATGATATCGGAGATGGTGATTACTGGAAATATGATACCGCTAATCTGCCGAAGCAAAACTATAAGCAAAGTATCACCGTAACTCTCAGGGATAATAATCCTGCTCATGACTCTGATATCCAGAATGAAACGGGCCATGAAGGAGTAATTGTAGATCCCTGGGGCTTAGGAATACCGAAAAGCAGCAGCAAGAAGGGAAGATGTTTCATTCAATCCCTTTCTGGTCACCAACAGCGCGGTTATTAA
- a CDS encoding DUF4412 domain-containing protein gives MSKRKVIYALIALLACLQFSGANLGAAAEPEAGNPKKIEEAGNSQKVEKEPPQEDIYFEKKSQTFINGELAGPEKLLAVWLKGDRIRFESEENKDQFTLILMDKGKTYELNKLQKTYKEASSEMDKLKQINERTMITSRRTGEKKKIKDWNCYEVQMDTTIQGNKMKATCWLTEEIHISSKAIEKMAKFSKMKMMEELAKYPGYPVQVIMDSNLQGKQVRVVSTLTKITKGPIKSEFFQIPFEYAKISP, from the coding sequence ATGAGTAAGAGAAAAGTAATTTATGCCCTTATTGCATTGTTAGCCTGTTTACAGTTTTCCGGGGCCAATCTCGGAGCAGCAGCCGAACCGGAGGCGGGGAACCCTAAAAAGATAGAGGAAGCGGGAAATTCCCAGAAGGTGGAGAAAGAGCCTCCACAGGAGGATATTTATTTTGAGAAAAAAAGCCAGACCTTTATTAATGGGGAACTGGCAGGACCGGAAAAACTTCTGGCCGTCTGGCTTAAAGGAGATCGTATCCGGTTTGAGAGCGAAGAAAATAAGGATCAGTTTACCTTGATTCTGATGGACAAGGGTAAGACCTACGAGTTAAACAAACTCCAAAAAACCTATAAAGAGGCTTCATCAGAGATGGATAAACTGAAACAGATCAATGAGCGAACGATGATCACCTCAAGGCGGACTGGAGAAAAAAAGAAAATCAAGGACTGGAATTGCTACGAAGTTCAAATGGATACAACAATCCAGGGCAATAAAATGAAAGCGACCTGCTGGCTTACAGAGGAAATTCACATTTCATCAAAAGCGATCGAGAAAATGGCCAAGTTCAGCAAGATGAAAATGATGGAAGAATTGGCCAAGTATCCCGGTTATCCGGTACAGGTGATCATGGACTCAAACTTGCAAGGCAAACAGGTCAGGGTAGTAAGTACATTGACTAAAATCACCAAAGGGCCGATTAAGTCGGAATTTTTCCAGATTCCTTTTGAATATGCGAAGATCAGCCCATGA